Proteins co-encoded in one Halorussus lipolyticus genomic window:
- a CDS encoding ferredoxin--NADP reductase: protein MNQKAKATKGESGEDGDEDEEVVRPYTSTALPGTRKITLAIKRYPGGVASTWMHERTPGDTIDIEELDGNLSLRNLDSDVAFVSTGTGITPMMAMVKQYVEEGTGQATFFFGEKDQQHIFYRETLDQLEAQHENLEVVYVLSEADDDWSGPEGHVQDLLDDYLDDFGDRDFYICGVPEMVVETQEYLGDQGVDDEQVYVEGWEGDEVSDESE from the coding sequence ATGAACCAGAAAGCGAAAGCAACGAAGGGGGAAAGCGGTGAGGACGGCGACGAAGACGAGGAGGTCGTCCGTCCCTACACCTCGACTGCGCTCCCCGGTACCCGGAAAATCACGCTCGCCATCAAGCGGTACCCCGGCGGCGTGGCCTCGACGTGGATGCACGAGCGGACGCCCGGCGACACCATCGACATCGAGGAGCTAGACGGAAATCTCTCCCTCCGAAATCTCGACTCGGACGTGGCGTTCGTCTCGACCGGAACCGGCATCACGCCGATGATGGCGATGGTCAAGCAGTACGTCGAGGAGGGGACCGGACAGGCCACCTTCTTCTTCGGCGAGAAGGACCAACAGCACATCTTCTATCGGGAGACGCTGGACCAACTCGAAGCCCAACACGAGAATCTGGAGGTCGTCTACGTCCTCTCGGAGGCCGACGACGACTGGTCGGGACCCGAGGGCCACGTGCAGGACCTCCTCGACGACTATCTGGACGACTTCGGCGACCGGGACTTCTACATCTGCGGCGTGCCCGAGATGGTGGTCGAGACGCAGGAGTATCTCGGCGACCAAGGTGTAGACGACGAACAGGTGTACGTCGAAGGCTGGGAGGGCGACGAGGTTTCGGACGAAAGCGAGTAA
- a CDS encoding 8-oxo-dGTP diphosphatase, translating to MQSATLCYLLRPEEKEVLLIRKKRGLGEGLYLGPGGKVEEDETPRECVVREVEEEIGVTPRDPEKVGEFRFVMGDDSGMFAHVFRAEEFSGTPEESSEADPEWFDYDSLPYDQMWDDDRYWMPHLLDGETFAGEFVFDEDGDELRDWEVETGVREVDAAESF from the coding sequence ATGCAGTCCGCGACCCTCTGTTACCTCTTGCGACCCGAGGAGAAGGAGGTCCTCCTCATCCGAAAGAAGCGCGGCCTCGGCGAAGGCCTCTACCTCGGCCCCGGCGGCAAGGTCGAGGAGGACGAGACCCCCCGCGAGTGCGTCGTCCGCGAAGTCGAGGAGGAAATCGGCGTCACGCCTCGCGACCCCGAGAAGGTCGGCGAGTTTCGATTCGTGATGGGTGACGACTCCGGGATGTTCGCCCACGTCTTCCGGGCCGAGGAGTTCTCGGGCACGCCCGAGGAGTCCTCGGAGGCCGACCCCGAGTGGTTCGACTACGATTCGCTCCCCTACGACCAGATGTGGGATGACGACCGGTATTGGATGCCCCATCTCCTCGACGGCGAGACCTTTGCGGGCGAGTTCGTCTTCGATGAAGATGGCGACGAACTCCGGGACTGGGAAGTCGAAACCGGTGTCCGGGAAGTCGATGCGGCCGAGTCATTTTAG
- the proS gene encoding proline--tRNA ligase produces MSDNEQELGITERKEYSPGDWYAEVVKKAELADYAPMGGFIVTRPRGYALWEGIQDYLDERFKSTGAQNAYFPALIPESYLERESDIVEGFDPEVAWVTHGGHEELEERLAFRPTSESIITPFMSEWVRSHRDLPMRLNQWCSVIRWEATETKPFFRTKEFLWQEGHTAHTTEDEAWDETMTRLDQYEDLYEDVLAIPVLRGRKPEHDKFPGAHTTTTVEALMPDGKSVQGGTSHYLGQGFAEAYDLTYTDEDEEESVAHTTSWGLSWRAIGALIMTHSDDQGFVCPPKLAPEQVVIVPIWNEDNQEEVLDYAEDVTEDLEDAGVRVELDDRDERNPGFKFNEWELKGVPVRIEIGPNEVEDEELTVVHRPDGEDTVEDRENVAETVESHFEQVYAKLYDAAKENLDENVREAYETSQILGTIGQHGGYVKAPWCGDEACETVVKEEIAAEIVMVPMDRDEDPIGDECAVCGDEACETAYFAKSY; encoded by the coding sequence ATGAGCGACAACGAGCAGGAACTCGGCATCACCGAGCGCAAAGAGTACTCGCCCGGCGACTGGTACGCGGAGGTCGTCAAGAAGGCCGAACTCGCCGACTACGCCCCCATGGGCGGGTTCATCGTCACCCGGCCCCGGGGGTACGCCCTCTGGGAGGGGATTCAGGACTACCTCGACGAGCGGTTCAAATCCACCGGCGCGCAGAACGCCTACTTCCCCGCGCTCATCCCCGAGAGCTACCTCGAACGCGAGAGCGACATCGTGGAGGGCTTCGACCCCGAGGTGGCGTGGGTCACCCACGGCGGCCACGAGGAGCTAGAGGAACGCCTCGCCTTCCGGCCCACCAGCGAGTCCATCATCACGCCGTTCATGAGCGAGTGGGTTCGAAGCCACCGCGACCTGCCCATGCGCCTCAACCAGTGGTGTAGCGTCATCCGGTGGGAGGCCACCGAGACCAAGCCCTTCTTCCGCACCAAGGAGTTCCTCTGGCAGGAAGGCCACACCGCCCACACCACCGAGGACGAGGCGTGGGACGAGACGATGACCCGCCTCGACCAGTACGAAGACCTCTACGAGGACGTGCTGGCCATCCCGGTCCTCCGGGGCCGCAAGCCCGAACACGACAAGTTCCCCGGTGCCCACACCACCACGACCGTCGAGGCCCTGATGCCCGACGGCAAGTCGGTGCAGGGTGGCACTTCCCACTACCTCGGGCAGGGCTTCGCCGAGGCCTACGACCTGACCTACACCGACGAGGACGAGGAGGAGTCGGTCGCTCACACGACCTCGTGGGGTCTCTCGTGGCGCGCAATCGGCGCGCTCATCATGACCCACTCCGACGACCAAGGCTTCGTCTGCCCGCCCAAACTCGCCCCCGAACAGGTCGTCATCGTCCCCATCTGGAACGAGGACAACCAAGAGGAGGTCCTCGATTACGCCGAGGACGTGACCGAGGACCTCGAAGACGCTGGCGTCCGCGTCGAACTCGACGACCGCGACGAGCGCAATCCCGGCTTCAAGTTCAACGAGTGGGAACTGAAGGGCGTCCCCGTCCGTATCGAAATCGGCCCCAACGAGGTCGAAGACGAGGAACTCACCGTGGTCCACCGCCCCGACGGCGAGGACACCGTGGAGGACCGCGAGAACGTCGCCGAGACGGTCGAGAGCCACTTCGAGCAGGTGTACGCTAAACTCTACGACGCCGCCAAGGAGAATCTGGACGAGAACGTCCGCGAGGCCTACGAGACCTCCCAAATCCTCGGCACCATCGGCCAGCACGGCGGCTACGTCAAGGCCCCGTGGTGCGGCGACGAGGCCTGCGAAACGGTCGTCAAGGAGGAGATTGCGGCCGAAATCGTGATGGTCCCGATGGACCGCGACGAGGACCCCATCGGCGACGAGTGTGCGGTCTGTGGCGACGAGGCCTGCGAGACGGCCTACTTCGCCAAGTCGTACTGA
- a CDS encoding BGTF surface domain-containing protein: protein MSPVLHRRLLSGLVVILLVTAAVPATAVGATAEPPSATVSTSVADSSTAESASADEEANVTTSTDQSANATVSVHGLRTWTATGSADLSGLRDLREAEDSGNLTRSAVVARNDTLVLELRASGLAGAIAAEEGPNATARFVAFLNRSGASLDVYDLPGPEQQRAYLDVTDHSAVSVVPDPRNDSYYLAVETSEVNVTDGDGGTPANNRRPWGGHVANFTLRKSSAVTDGDRETATTEFRIEDAEATLDAPDETDRVLLAPGPNQTVSGRTTLAPGHRVTVEVRGPDGEIRSETVRVRNGTETAGRFAADFYLSGVPAGSNVEVWVGHDGDSLLDHYPHDATVPASVRLLDAAVNLTERGLTAQGVLVEDARLSHGGYLAVHRGSADGEVITRSQYLTPDDEFGQFVDYGPALESNATLVVVAHRAGPGDTLGEPYAENGSVVSDSVEFTVERETTTTTETTRRTTDLTTATDSTATTDSTTATTVETRTPYPQGDVPGFGVGAALVGLLAGLGLAGRRE from the coding sequence ATGTCTCCCGTCCTCCACCGGCGACTGTTGTCCGGATTGGTAGTCATCCTGCTCGTGACCGCCGCGGTCCCGGCGACCGCAGTCGGTGCGACCGCCGAACCGCCGTCCGCGACGGTCTCCACTTCGGTCGCGGACTCCTCGACCGCCGAATCTGCGTCGGCAGACGAGGAGGCGAACGTCACCACTTCGACCGACCAGAGCGCCAACGCGACGGTCTCGGTCCACGGCCTCCGGACGTGGACAGCGACCGGTTCCGCCGACCTCTCGGGCCTGCGCGACCTCCGCGAGGCCGAGGACTCCGGCAATCTGACCCGGAGCGCGGTCGTCGCGCGAAACGACACGCTGGTCCTCGAACTCCGGGCGTCGGGACTGGCGGGCGCGATTGCCGCCGAGGAGGGGCCGAACGCCACGGCCCGGTTCGTCGCCTTCCTGAACCGAAGCGGGGCCTCGCTGGACGTCTACGACCTGCCCGGTCCCGAACAGCAACGGGCCTACCTCGACGTGACCGACCACAGCGCCGTCTCGGTCGTCCCCGACCCGCGAAACGATTCGTACTACCTCGCCGTCGAAACCAGCGAGGTGAACGTCACCGACGGCGACGGCGGCACACCCGCGAACAACCGGCGTCCGTGGGGCGGGCACGTCGCTAACTTCACCCTCCGAAAATCGTCGGCGGTGACCGACGGCGACCGAGAGACCGCGACGACTGAGTTCCGAATCGAGGACGCCGAGGCCACCCTCGACGCGCCCGACGAGACCGACCGGGTTCTCCTCGCGCCGGGACCGAACCAGACGGTTTCGGGCAGGACGACCCTCGCACCCGGCCACCGCGTGACGGTCGAGGTCCGCGGTCCCGACGGTGAAATCCGGTCGGAGACGGTTCGCGTCCGGAACGGCACCGAGACCGCGGGCCGGTTCGCGGCCGACTTCTACCTGAGCGGCGTCCCCGCAGGGTCGAACGTCGAGGTGTGGGTCGGCCACGATGGCGATTCTCTCCTCGACCACTATCCCCACGACGCCACCGTCCCGGCGAGCGTCCGCCTCCTCGACGCCGCGGTGAACCTGACCGAGCGAGGACTGACCGCGCAGGGCGTGCTGGTCGAGGACGCCCGCCTCTCGCACGGCGGCTATCTCGCGGTCCATCGCGGGTCGGCCGACGGCGAGGTCATCACCCGCTCGCAGTACCTCACGCCCGACGACGAGTTCGGCCAGTTCGTGGACTACGGTCCCGCGCTGGAGTCGAACGCGACGCTCGTCGTGGTCGCCCATCGCGCCGGTCCCGGCGATACGCTCGGCGAACCCTACGCCGAGAACGGGAGCGTCGTTTCCGATTCGGTCGAGTTCACCGTCGAACGCGAGACGACCACGACCACCGAGACGACCCGACGGACCACCGATTTGACTACCGCGACCGATTCGACTGCCACGACCGATTCGACTACCGCGACCACCGTCGAGACTCGGACGCCCTACCCCCAAGGGGACGTTCCGGGATTCGGCGTCGGCGCGGCGCTGGTCGGTCTGCTGGCGGGCCTCGGACTCGCGGGGAGAAGGGAGTAG